A single genomic interval of Psychroserpens sp. NJDZ02 harbors:
- a CDS encoding UvrD-helicase domain-containing protein: MSKTAPFKVYDASAGSGKTFALVKEYIKLLFASKHNDGFKQILAITFTNKAVGEMKTRILDTLKQFSDPEIITHPNSMFEAITKELDLEPIFVHKKSVTLLNTIMHNYAAFDISTIDGFNHRLIRTFAHDLKIPINFEVELDTPSLLNQAVDSLIAKAGTDKKLTRILIDFALEKADDDKSWDVSRDFNSIAKLLINDNDLPHLDSIKHKTLEDFNTLKSLIIKKITNHKTIITKVANDLIAVFESNGLDQKSFSRGTLFNHFVKAANLDFNRLYENQLAQNIADGKLYTKSLDSAKAEIIDQLLPQIETVYHKIKDAVFNLKFLQAVYKNVTPLSVLNAINKELTIIKEEENKLLISEFNTLISKEIKNQPTPFIYERLGEKFRHYFIDEFQDTSQMQWENLIPLIENTLTGQNLKGIQGTAMLVGDAKQAIYRWRGGKAEQFIGLTQNDNPFPIEKEVVRLEHNYRSFKNVINFNNQFFDYLSQHSFSSSAYSSLYQKAQQKPSIKHEGYVNLQFLDVQREDDINQLFPETIFETIINCLDNGYNLKDICILVRKKKEGVAIAEFLSKKGVRITSSETMLINNSEDVRLIINIFKLLVNPNNLEVKIKVLDYIATAHKIEDKHAFFKTNLNLPLQEFFESFEQYSITCNPTQLIQLSLYDLAESIVRSFNLTKESNAYIQYFLDIVLEFSQKQISDITSFLDYYHTKKESLNIVSPNNQNAVQIMTIHKSKGLEFPVVIFPYAYLDIYKEVEPKEWFPLDENQYNGFSKTLLNFNKDFENFGDTGEAIYLHHRAEQELDNINLLYVVLTRPVEQLYIISKKEKATKDGITYNTYSGLFINYLTQNGLWDDAQLDYSFGNPKREIQPEEDLETTQETKDFISVSKQDHNIKIITKSGFLWDTDQQDAIEKGNLIHDIMSEIKTKDDVDNVIKDYLLSGIINKEQAVLLTKTVKAIITHPEIKSYYTENYTIYNERDIISKSGAIIRPDRLMIKDNDAIIIDYKTGLSDPKYQEQLENYADILKEMNYNVSKKILIYINDIIKIVTY; the protein is encoded by the coding sequence ATGTCTAAAACAGCTCCTTTTAAAGTTTATGACGCTTCTGCGGGAAGCGGAAAAACCTTCGCTTTAGTTAAGGAATACATAAAGTTATTATTTGCATCTAAACACAATGATGGTTTTAAACAGATTTTAGCAATAACCTTTACCAATAAGGCGGTTGGCGAGATGAAAACCAGAATACTAGATACGCTTAAACAATTTTCTGACCCCGAGATTATTACTCATCCAAATAGTATGTTTGAAGCCATCACTAAAGAATTAGACTTAGAGCCCATTTTTGTACATAAAAAATCGGTGACACTATTAAACACTATAATGCATAATTATGCAGCTTTTGATATTTCAACCATAGATGGATTTAACCATCGCTTAATTAGGACATTTGCGCATGATTTAAAAATCCCTATAAATTTTGAAGTAGAATTAGATACGCCGTCATTACTTAATCAGGCTGTAGATAGTTTAATAGCAAAAGCAGGAACAGACAAGAAATTGACTAGAATATTAATAGATTTTGCTTTAGAAAAAGCAGATGACGATAAAAGCTGGGATGTTTCTAGAGATTTTAATAGCATTGCAAAACTTTTAATAAACGACAATGACCTACCTCATTTAGATAGCATAAAGCACAAAACTCTTGAAGACTTTAACACTTTAAAATCTTTAATAATTAAAAAAATTACGAATCACAAAACAATAATTACAAAAGTAGCCAATGATTTAATAGCCGTTTTTGAATCCAATGGCTTAGACCAAAAAAGCTTTTCTAGAGGGACACTATTCAATCATTTTGTAAAAGCTGCAAATTTAGATTTCAATAGGCTTTACGAAAACCAATTAGCCCAAAATATTGCTGATGGCAAACTTTACACAAAAAGCTTAGATTCCGCGAAAGCAGAAATAATAGACCAACTATTGCCACAAATTGAGACTGTTTACCATAAAATTAAAGATGCTGTTTTTAATTTAAAATTTTTACAAGCTGTTTACAAGAACGTAACTCCTTTATCTGTTTTAAATGCTATAAATAAAGAGTTAACAATAATTAAGGAAGAAGAAAACAAATTATTAATATCAGAATTCAACACATTAATTAGTAAGGAGATTAAAAACCAACCTACGCCTTTTATATATGAACGTCTAGGTGAGAAATTTAGACATTATTTTATTGACGAGTTTCAGGATACGTCACAAATGCAGTGGGAAAACTTAATTCCGCTAATAGAGAACACACTTACAGGCCAAAACTTAAAAGGCATACAAGGAACAGCAATGTTAGTTGGGGATGCCAAACAAGCGATTTACAGATGGAGAGGCGGAAAAGCAGAACAATTTATTGGTTTAACACAAAATGACAATCCGTTTCCAATAGAAAAAGAAGTCGTCCGTTTAGAACATAATTATCGTAGTTTTAAAAATGTTATTAACTTTAATAATCAGTTTTTTGACTATTTATCGCAGCATAGCTTTAGCAGTTCTGCCTATTCTAGTTTATATCAAAAAGCACAACAAAAACCCTCTATAAAGCACGAAGGTTATGTTAATTTACAGTTTTTAGACGTACAAAGAGAAGATGATATTAACCAACTTTTTCCTGAAACTATTTTCGAAACTATCATCAATTGTTTAGACAATGGCTATAACCTTAAAGACATTTGTATATTAGTTAGAAAGAAAAAAGAGGGGGTTGCTATTGCTGAATTTTTAAGTAAGAAAGGGGTAAGAATCACCTCTTCCGAAACCATGCTAATCAATAACTCTGAAGATGTTAGATTAATTATTAATATCTTTAAGCTACTAGTCAACCCTAACAATCTAGAGGTTAAAATTAAAGTTTTAGATTATATTGCAACAGCACATAAAATTGAAGACAAACACGCTTTTTTTAAAACCAATCTAAACTTACCACTTCAAGAGTTTTTTGAAAGTTTTGAGCAATATTCTATTACTTGTAATCCTACGCAATTAATCCAATTATCCTTATATGACTTAGCCGAAAGCATAGTCAGAAGCTTTAATCTAACCAAGGAATCTAACGCTTACATTCAATACTTTTTAGACATTGTACTAGAATTTTCTCAAAAACAAATTTCTGATATCACAAGTTTCCTAGACTATTATCATACTAAAAAGGAAAGTTTAAATATTGTATCGCCCAATAACCAAAATGCAGTACAAATAATGACGATACATAAATCCAAAGGATTGGAGTTTCCTGTGGTTATTTTTCCCTACGCTTATTTGGACATCTATAAGGAAGTTGAACCAAAAGAATGGTTTCCGCTAGACGAGAATCAATATAATGGGTTTTCGAAAACTTTACTAAATTTTAATAAAGACTTTGAGAATTTTGGGGATACCGGAGAAGCGATCTACCTACATCACAGAGCAGAACAAGAATTAGATAATATAAACTTACTGTATGTTGTGCTAACTAGACCTGTCGAGCAACTTTATATTATTTCGAAAAAAGAAAAAGCGACTAAAGACGGTATAACATATAACACCTATTCAGGCTTGTTTATAAATTATTTGACACAAAATGGACTTTGGGATGATGCGCAACTAGACTATAGTTTTGGTAATCCTAAACGAGAAATACAACCTGAAGAAGATCTTGAAACCACACAAGAAACAAAAGATTTTATAAGCGTATCCAAACAAGATCACAACATTAAAATTATTACAAAGTCAGGTTTTTTATGGGATACAGACCAACAAGATGCTATTGAAAAAGGAAATTTAATCCATGATATCATGTCTGAAATCAAAACAAAAGACGATGTTGATAATGTCATTAAGGACTATCTCCTTTCAGGAATTATAAACAAAGAACAAGCCGTATTATTAACAAAAACAGTTAAAGCTATTATAACCCACCCAGAAATAAAAAGTTATTATACTGAGAACTATACAATTTACAACGAACGTGATATAATCTCGAAATCAGGAGCTATAATACGACCTGACCGTTTAATGATAAAAGACAATGACGCTATTATAATAGATTACAAAACAGGATTGTCTGATCCTAAATACCAAGAACAATTAGAAAATTACGCCGATATATTAAAAGAAATGAATTACAACGTCAGTAAAAAAATACTAATTTACATCAATGACATTATTAAAATAGTAACCTACTAA
- the kbl gene encoding glycine C-acetyltransferase — protein sequence MYSNIKEHLQKEIQDIKDNGLFKEERIITSAQGAEITLDSGARVLNFCANNYLGLSSHPEVIKAAQDTMDTHGFGMSSVRFICGTQDIHKTLEKKIADFYGTEDTILYAAAFDANGGVFEPLLGKEDAIISDSLNHASIIDGVRLCKAARYRYQNNDMADLEQQLIDANKNGARFKIIVTDGVFSMDGLVAPLDKISVLAEKYDAMIMIDECHSAGFIGETGRGTLEEKGVMDKIDIITGTLGKALGGAMGGYTTGKKEIIEILRQRSRPYLFSNSLAPAIVGASIKVFDMLSNDSSLRDTLEENTKFFKKGMKAAGFDIIDGDSAIVPVMLYDAKLSQTMANMLLKEGIYVIGFFFPVVPKDKARIRVQLSAAHTKAHLEKAIAAFIKVGKALNII from the coding sequence ATGTACAGTAATATAAAAGAACATTTACAAAAAGAAATACAAGACATCAAAGACAACGGTCTTTTTAAGGAAGAACGCATTATAACATCCGCGCAGGGTGCAGAGATAACGTTAGACTCAGGAGCACGTGTTTTAAACTTTTGCGCCAACAATTACTTAGGCTTATCTTCTCACCCTGAAGTCATTAAAGCTGCCCAAGACACAATGGATACGCACGGATTCGGAATGTCTTCCGTACGTTTTATTTGTGGAACTCAAGACATACACAAAACGCTAGAAAAGAAAATAGCAGATTTTTATGGCACAGAAGACACGATATTATATGCTGCTGCATTTGATGCTAATGGTGGTGTATTTGAACCTTTACTAGGAAAAGAAGACGCCATAATATCAGATTCTTTAAACCACGCTTCCATCATAGACGGTGTTAGGTTATGTAAAGCGGCACGTTATCGTTATCAAAACAATGATATGGCAGATTTAGAACAACAGCTAATTGATGCTAACAAAAATGGAGCGCGTTTTAAAATCATTGTTACTGACGGTGTATTTTCCATGGATGGCTTAGTAGCTCCTTTGGATAAAATCTCTGTTTTAGCAGAAAAATATGATGCAATGATTATGATTGACGAGTGTCATTCTGCAGGATTTATTGGAGAAACAGGTCGTGGTACACTAGAAGAAAAAGGTGTTATGGACAAAATCGACATTATTACAGGAACATTAGGAAAAGCACTTGGTGGTGCTATGGGCGGTTATACCACTGGTAAAAAAGAAATTATTGAAATACTTCGACAAAGATCAAGACCTTACTTATTCTCAAACTCTTTAGCGCCTGCTATTGTTGGAGCCTCTATTAAGGTTTTTGATATGCTTTCTAATGATAGCTCACTGCGTGACACCTTGGAGGAAAATACAAAATTTTTCAAAAAAGGTATGAAAGCTGCTGGATTTGATATCATTGATGGTGACTCGGCAATTGTACCTGTTATGCTATATGACGCTAAACTATCTCAAACCATGGCAAACATGCTTTTAAAAGAAGGCATTTATGTTATCGGATTCTTTTTTCCTGTAGTCCCAAAAGATAAGGCTAGAATTCGTGTCCAACTTTCTGCAGCGCATACCAAAGCGCATTTAGAAAAAGCCATCGCAGCCTTTATAAAAGTAGGTAAAGCACTGAATATTATTTAG
- a CDS encoding OmpA family protein encodes MKNLSRLLFTMLLLTSMGNVMAQNENNPWAINFGINAVDVYPVGEDMPQGDYFDEFFNVEDHWSILPSLSTISVSKYVGDNFSVQAGGSINRIEKWGQTATNPSIRVGDLAYYAIDGNVRYHLGDIIGSKKLDPAIGIGGGYTWIEEGAYNTFSTVAGSNNNVGAGTVNASLGLTYWFSDNIGLFVESKYKHSFEDYLTKHFQHSAGISVRFGGTDTDGDGVYDKNDACPDVPGLEAFNGCPDTDGDGIEDSKDTCPEIAGLAEFNGCPDTDGDGVPDNEDDCPQVKGLKELKGCPDADGDGVADSKDKCPSEAGPAANGGCPWPDTDGDGVLDKDDNCPKEVGTVANNGCPEAVIPTQVVLDKLNSYAKTILFATGKSSFKSETFSVLQSITAILKEYPEANFTIEGHTDSVGSKTSNQSLSDSRANAVMAYLIENGINSERLNAYGFGEDYPIDSNKTKAGRYNNRRVEVKLRK; translated from the coding sequence ATGAAAAATCTTAGCAGATTATTGTTCACAATGTTACTACTTACAAGTATGGGTAACGTTATGGCTCAAAACGAAAACAACCCGTGGGCTATCAACTTCGGAATTAACGCAGTAGATGTATATCCAGTAGGAGAAGACATGCCTCAAGGTGATTACTTTGATGAATTTTTTAATGTTGAAGACCATTGGAGTATTTTACCTTCTTTGTCTACTATTTCTGTATCTAAATATGTAGGTGACAACTTTTCTGTACAAGCAGGAGGTTCTATCAACAGAATAGAAAAATGGGGACAGACAGCAACAAATCCTAGCATACGTGTTGGTGATTTAGCTTATTATGCTATCGACGGTAACGTAAGATACCACTTAGGAGATATTATTGGTTCAAAAAAATTAGATCCAGCTATCGGAATTGGTGGGGGTTACACATGGATTGAAGAAGGTGCTTACAATACATTTTCTACAGTTGCAGGTTCAAACAACAACGTTGGAGCTGGAACAGTTAACGCTTCTTTAGGATTAACTTACTGGTTTTCTGATAACATTGGTTTATTTGTTGAATCAAAATATAAGCACTCTTTTGAAGATTACTTAACTAAGCATTTCCAACATTCTGCAGGTATTTCTGTAAGATTTGGTGGAACTGATACTGATGGTGATGGTGTATATGACAAAAATGATGCATGTCCTGATGTACCAGGTTTAGAAGCTTTCAACGGTTGTCCTGATACTGATGGTGATGGAATCGAAGATTCTAAAGATACTTGTCCTGAAATAGCTGGTTTAGCTGAATTTAACGGATGTCCTGATACTGATGGTGATGGTGTTCCAGATAATGAAGATGACTGTCCACAAGTAAAAGGATTAAAAGAATTAAAAGGTTGTCCTGATGCTGATGGTGACGGTGTTGCTGATTCTAAAGACAAATGTCCAAGTGAAGCTGGTCCTGCTGCAAACGGAGGATGTCCTTGGCCAGATACTGATGGTGATGGTGTTTTAGACAAAGATGACAACTGTCCTAAAGAAGTAGGTACTGTTGCAAACAATGGTTGTCCTGAAGCTGTTATCCCAACTCAGGTTGTATTAGACAAATTAAATAGTTATGCTAAAACAATCTTATTTGCTACAGGTAAATCTAGCTTTAAATCAGAAACTTTTTCTGTATTACAGTCTATTACTGCTATCTTAAAAGAATACCCAGAAGCTAACTTTACAATCGAAGGTCATACTGATAGTGTTGGAAGCAAAACTTCTAACCAATCTTTATCTGACTCTAGAGCTAACGCTGTAATGGCTTACTTAATCGAAAACGGAATTAATTCTGAAAGATTAAATGCTTACGGATTTGGTGAAGATTACCCAATCGATAGTAACAAAACTAAGGCTGGTAGATATAACAACAGACGTGTTGAAGTTAAACTTAGAAAATAA
- a CDS encoding superoxide dismutase: protein MAFELPKLKYAYDALEPNIDARTMEIHYTKHHNGYTTKLNAAIEGTDLDGKSIEDILANLDMKNMAVRNNGGGFYNHSLFWEVMNPEGKGRLSGDLKDAIEAAYGSFEAFKDAFSKAAATQFGSGWAWLCVHKGGKVEVCSTPNQDNPLMPGVTCEGTPILGLDVWEHAYYLNYQNRRPDYIDAFFNVINWNEVERRYAEAK from the coding sequence ATGGCATTTGAATTACCAAAATTAAAATATGCGTATGATGCATTAGAACCTAACATCGATGCACGTACAATGGAAATACATTACACTAAGCATCATAATGGTTATACAACTAAACTAAATGCTGCGATAGAAGGAACTGATTTAGACGGAAAATCTATCGAAGATATTCTTGCTAACTTGGATATGAAAAATATGGCTGTTAGAAATAATGGTGGAGGTTTTTATAACCACTCATTATTTTGGGAAGTTATGAATCCAGAAGGAAAAGGACGTTTATCTGGAGATTTAAAAGATGCTATTGAAGCAGCTTATGGTTCTTTTGAAGCTTTTAAAGATGCTTTTAGTAAAGCAGCAGCAACGCAATTTGGTTCAGGTTGGGCTTGGTTATGTGTGCATAAAGGAGGAAAGGTTGAAGTATGTTCTACTCCAAACCAGGATAATCCATTAATGCCAGGTGTAACTTGCGAAGGAACTCCAATCTTAGGATTAGATGTTTGGGAGCATGCTTATTACTTAAACTACCAAAACAGAAGACCTGATTATATTGATGCTTTCTTTAATGTAATTAACTGGAACGAAGTTGAAAGACGTTATGCAGAAGCTAAATAA